TCCCCTCCGAGACGCGGTTCGTGCATGTCTCCTACGACATCCGGCACCGGTTCGGGGACCTGGAGCGGCCGGAGAACCGGCGCGCGCTGGCCGAATGGATCACCGGCGGAGAGGGCACCAAGTTCGGGGCGCTGCGGCTGGACGCCGCCGCCGTGGCCGAGGAGATCGTGCAGGGGCCGCCGACGCTCGGGTCGGCGCTCGCCGCCGTGTTCCGCGCCTACGCGCGCCGGCACGGAAAGCGGCGCTGGGGGGACAAGCGGCCGAGCTACTTCCGCCGGGTGCCGATGCTCCGGCGGATGTTCCCCGACGCCCAGTTCGTCCATCTCGTCCGGGACGGCCGGGACGCGGTGAGCTCCCTGACGCGGATGCCGTGGTTCGACGGCGACATCCACGCCGCCGCGCTGACGTGGCGGGAGGCGGTCGACACGGGCGCCCGCCTCCGGGCCCGCCTCGGGCCGGACACGTTCTACGAGTTCCGCTACGAGGACCTGGTCGCCGACCCCGAGGACGCCCTGACGAGGCTGTGCGCGTTCCTCGGCGAGGAGTACGACCCCGCCATGACGACGGCGTACCGGCACGCGCGGAGGACGGTACCGTCCGCGCGCAAGTGGCACCTGGGCACGCACGAGGCCGTCAACGCCCGCAGCGTCGGCGCGTGGCGCGACCGCCTGGAGGCGGGGGAGGCGGACCTCGTCCAGTACGTGCTCGCCTCCCGGCTGCGCCGCCACGGCTACGCGATCACGGAGGGGGCGCGTCCGGCGGCGGCGCCGCTCGTCAGATTCCACCGCCTCGCGGCGCACCGCTGGCGGGCGCGGCACGCGCAGGCCCTCCGTGACCGGCTCGCGCGGGGACGCGAGCCCAACCCCGTCGTCTCGTGGCTGAACGGTCCAGTAAGTATGTCCTGACAGACTGAGGGCGGGGACTGAAGGGATAGGTGTCCCTTGCCTTCAGGTAAGGCGACCTCGGCCGGGCCACACGGGACCCCGCCGAAGGGTTGTCCGAAACTCTCCTGGAACGCGCCCGGTTCTCGGCCGGGGCCGGGGGGTGCCGGGACGAGGCTGACTAGGGAACAGCGCAGGTAGCGTGCCGCCGGGAGTCGTGCGGGGGAGAGCGGGACGGTGGGACGTGCGGGGCGGCGGGTCCGCGACCGCCTGCGCTGGGCCCTTATCGGAAGTGGTTACCGGCAAGTAACTTATCGCCGTTTTTACCGTACCACTGACTGGGTTTACAGGACGGGGACACCTCCGTGTCCGATCGTTCACACCCGGATCGAGACACGCCAACCATTTGGCTGTATCTTGCGTGTTGCTCGTCTTCCGTTACCAATCACGATTGTTTTGATGATCCTCTGACATAAGGAGGAGCGGCGGTGGCCCGATCGGAAATAATTTCCCACGACGAGCTGCAATCGTGGCTTCTTGACAAGATCGCCTTCTACCTCGACAGGCCTGTGGAAAACATCGATCCCGGGGTCGAACTCGCCCGTTACGGGGTCGACTCGGTGTACGCGATCAGCATCATCAGCGACATCGAGGACCACCTGCAGGTGGAGGTCGACGTGACCGAGGCGCGGCGCCGGGAGACCGTGGCCGACCTCACCGACTACCTGCTCGACCTCGTCGCGTGATGGCCGGCCGGCCCCCCGAGGTCGGCGGCGCCGACGCCGCCGGGCCCGCCATGGTGGTGCTCGGCGACAGCGTGGCCGAGGGCCAGGACGATCCGGATCCGGCCGGCGGGTGGCTCGGCTGGGCCGGGCGGCTGGCCCTTCACCTGGGGATTTCCCGCGAGGAGATGCTCAACGCATCCGACCCGGGCGCGACGGTCGAGGACGTGGTGCGCGACCAGCTGCCCGCCGTGCGGGGGCTGGCGCCGCGGCTGGTCGTGCTCGGCTGCGGCATGAACGACGCGCTGCGCGGCTTCGAGCGGGAGGCCGCGGCGCGCCGGCTGGCGGAGCTGTTCGGCTGGGGCCGCGGGCGCGGCGCGGTCGTCCTCGCCATCCCGGTGCCGCGGCCGCCGCTGCTGGACATCACCCCGATCTCGCAGTTCCGTAAGAAACGCACGGTGCAGCGCATTCACGATTTCAACGCCGAGCTCGACCGGGTGTCGCGCGAGTTCGGAATGGCGTTTCCAGAGCGAGAAACGGTGGCGATGGTCGCCGATCCCGCGATGTGGAGTGCCGACGGAATCCACCTGAATCCGGACGGGCACGCCTATGTCGCGAAGGTGATGGCGCAGATTGCGGCGAGCCTGCTCGGTGAGCGGGTGAAATGAGTCCCGGGGGCCGATCCAGCAGTCTGGGAGACTGATGAAAAGAGCACATTCCGTCGCCCGCGCGATCCGTTCGCCGATGCCGCTGCTCCTCGCTCCCGTACTGGCGGTGCAGGCGTGGCGGACGGTGCGGCGGACACCGCGGCTGGACCCGGCGACCGGGGACGAGCAGGGCTTCGTCGCCGGCGCCGACCCCGGGCGGGGCCCGGCCCTGCGGGTCATGGTGATCGGCGAGTCCACCGCCGTGGGCGTCGGCGCGTCCCGGCACGCCGAGGCGCTGCCCGGCTTCCTGGCGGAGGAGCTCGGCGAGCGGCTGCGGCGCAGCGTGGCGTGGTCGGTCTCCGGCCGGAACGGCGCGACGGCCCGGCGCATCATCGGCGGGCTCGTCCCGCCCGCGAACGGCTCCGCGCCGAACGTGGTGGTCGTCACCACGGGCATCAACGACCTGATCAGGCGGCGTCCCCTGCGCCGGTGGGCGGCGGACGTGACCGAGCTCGTCGCCCTCCTGCGCGGCCGGTTCCCGGAGGCGACCGTGCTCGTCGCCGGGATGCCGCCGGTGCACCGGTTCCCCGCCCTGCCGCGGCCGCTGCGCTCGGTCCTCGGCGCGCGGGCGCGCGCCATGGACCGGATCACGCGGGACGCGGCCGCGGCGGGCGGCGCCGTCCACGCTCCCATGGACGAGGCCATGGCCCGCGACCGGCGGCTCTTCGCGGCCGACGGCTTCCACCCGTCGGCCGCGGGCTACCGGGCCTGGGCGCGCGACCTCGCCCGCGTCGCCGTCGCCGCCGCTCCCGCTCCCGCCCCCGGGCCCGCCCCCGGACCCGGCGACCCGCCGCAGGACACGCCCCCCGCCGGGGCCGTCCCGCCGAGGACGGCCGACTGACCACACGGCAAGCGAAAGGGAGCAGCCGGATGACGGTTCCCGGAACGTTCCGTTCGGCGGTGGAGTCCAAGGACCTCGCCGCGATCACCGCTGCGCTGGACCCCGGCATCGAGTTCCGCAGCCCGGTGATGGTGAAGCCCTACCTGGGGCGCGACGCCGTCGCCGCCCTGCTCGGCGTCCTGCTGGACGTCTTCGAGGACTTCCACTACACCGACGAGCTGGTGGGCGTCCCCTCGGACGGGACGAACGGCGCGGGCCCGCCGGCGCAGGCGCTCGTCTTCAGCGCCAAGGTGCTGGGCAAGGACCTCCAGGGGCTGGACCTGCTCAGGTTCGGCGAGACCGGGCTGGTCACGGGCCTGACCGTCATGGTGCGCCCGCTGCCCGCGGCGATGACGCTCGCCCGGGTGGTCGGCAGGCGCATGGAGGATCCGACCGGCGCCGACAACGCGGGGGGCCCGTCCGGCGACACCGCGCAGCCATAGGGAGCCGACCCGCACAGGAGTCGCGGCCCGCGAACCGGAAGGCGCGACCCACACTAGGGAGTCGAAGGAAAAATGGATAGCAAGGTCCCCGCACACCCCGCCCGGCCCGCTCACTCCGCCCCCGGGGCCCGCGCGGAGAGCCCCGCCCATCCCGCGCATTCCGTCCACCCGGGCCAGTCCGAGAACCCCTCGTCAGAAAACCCCTCATCCGAGAACCCCTCGTCCGGGAGCCTCGCGACCGAGCAGTCCGCTTCGGGGGGTCCCGCGCCGGGACCGCACCCGCGCGAGAGGCTGGCCCCGGCGCACCGGATCGCCGCCGACCTGGACGGCTACCTCGGCGACCCGATGGACGACGAGGCCGGGCCGTTCTCCTACAAGGCCATCGTGGAGGCGGAGGAGCGCGACGAGATCCCCCCGGGCGCGGTGGACGCCGTCCGTGCGTGGGGCTTCCCGAAGTACCTGGTGCCGAGCGGGCTCGGCGGGCGCCTGACGACGCTGGAGGAGCTGTTCTTCGTCACCCGCGGCATCTCGCGCCGCAGCGTCACCGTCGCGGTCATGTACGGGTCCGGGTTGCTGGCGGTCAACCCGGTGTGGCTGTGGGGCGACGCGTGGCAGCGCAGGACGGTGGCGGACGGGGTGCTGCGCGGCGACCTGGCCTGCTTCGGCGTCTCCGAGGCCGACCACGGCAGCGACGTGATGGCGTCGGAGTCGGAGGCCGACATCCAGGGGGACGAACTTGTGCTCACCGGGGTGAAGTGGCCGGTCGGCAACGCCACCCGCGGGCGGTTCGTCACCACCTATGCGAAGACCGGCCCCCGCGACTTCTCCCTCATCCTGGTCGACAAGCGGGAGCTCGACCCGGCGGCCTGGTCGACGCTGCCCCCCGTCCGGACGGTCGGGCTGCGCGGCCACGACCTGTCCGGCGTCGCGTTCTCCGGGGCGCGGCTGCCCGCCGAGCGGGTGATCGGGCGGCGCGGCTCCGGGCTCGTCCAGACGCTGAAGACCCTGCAGATCACCCGGACCGCGATCGCGGCGCTGTCGGTGGGGACGATGGACGCGGTGGTGCGCATCGGGATGGAGTACGCGCGCCAGCGCACCCTGTACGGCTCGGACATCTACCGGATCCCGGTGATCCGCGACCATCTGGTCAAGGCGCATCTGGACCTGCTGATCGCCGAGTGCGTGGCGATCCCGGTGGCGCGCTGCCTGACGGTCGCGCCCGGGCGGCTCAGCCTGTGGTCCTCGATCGTGAAGTACTTCGTGCCGGTCCTCGGCGAGGAGGTCGTGGCCAGCATCGGGACGGTGCTCGCCGCGCGCGGCTACCTGCGCGAGGGCGTGGCGCACGGGGTGTTCCAGAAGCTGCAGCGCGACCACGCGATCGCGAGCATCTTCGAGGGCACCACGCACGTGAACCTCGCCAACGTCGCGGGCCAGCTGCCCTTCCTGGTCGACCCGCCGGCGGAGACGGGCCGCGAGGACGAGCTGCTCGCCGACCTGTTCGGCTGGACGCGGACGCCGCCCGCCTGGGAACCCGACGGCCGCCTGCTCCAACTCACCAACGAGGGCCGCGACGAGATCGGCCAGCGGTTCGAGGAGATCTCCGAGGAGGTGCTGGCGGCGGCGAACGCGCACGCCGCGCCCGGCGTCGCGGCCGAGCTGAAGGACCTGCTGTCGGCCATCGGCGCCCTGCGCGCCAGGATCGAGGAGGGCATCCGCGCGAACGAGGGCGACACCTCCTCCGTGGCGGCGCTGACGCGGGCCAAGCGGTACTGCGAGCTGCACGCGATGACCTCGTGCATGCTCACCTGGCTGCACAACCGGCGGGTGTTCGGCGGGGCGTTCGAGGACGGCCAGTGGCTCGTCCTGTGCCTGCAGCGGCTGCTCCAGCGGGCGCAGCCCGACACCGTCCTGTCCGAGGACTTCCTCCCGCCGCTGGAGGACGCGATGTTCGGCGGCACGGGCGAGCGGCGCTGGTTCTCCCTGCTCTCCCTGTCCGCGCTCCCGCCCTCCCTGCTCATCTCACCCGAGGACGGGTGACACCCATGGCCGGGCCACCGGAGACGGCGAGAGATTTCGTGTCGCTCGTCCGGGAGAACATCCGGACGCACGGCGACACCCGCTCCTTCACCTTCATCAGCGAGGAACCGGGGCGCAGGTACAAGGAGAACGTGCTCGGCTTCGCCGACCTGGACCGCCGGGCCCGCGCGCTCGGCTGCCGCCTGGAGGCGCGCGGCCTGCGGGACCGGGCCGTCCTGCTGCTCTATCCGGAGGGGCTGGAGTTCCTGGCGGCCTTCCTCGGCTGCCTGTACGCGCGCGTCATCGCCGTCCCGGCCCCGCTCCCCGACCTGGACGCGGGCCGCTTCGGCCGGACCCGCCGGATCATCGAGGACGCCGACGTCGCGCTGATCCTCACCGACACCGCCCACCGCGACACCCTCGACGCGTGGCTGTCGGCCGCCGGGCTGAAGGGGCGCGTGCACTGCCTGGACACCCAGGCGGGCAAGGACACCGACGCCGGCGACTGGTCCCCGCCGCGGTCCGGCCCGGACACCGTCGCCTTCCTCCAGTACACCTCGGGGTCGACCAGCGAGCCGAAGGGCGTCATGGTCACCCACGGCAACCTGGTGGCCAACGGCGAGGAGATCAAGCGCCGCATCGAGGGGTCGCCCGCCACGGTCGGCGTCGGCTGGGTGCCGCACTACCACGACATGGGCCTGGTCGGTCAGTTCCTCCAGCCGCTCTACCTCGGCTGCCGGTACGTGTTCACCTCGCCGATCACGTTCATCAAGCGCCCCGTGCTGTGGCTGGAGCTGATCACCCGGTACCGGGGGACGATCACCGTGGCGCCCAACTTCGGGTACGAGCTGGTGCTGCGGCGCGTCACCGACCGGCAGCTGGAGGGCCTGGACCTGTCGTCGCTGACCGTCGTGAAGAACGGCGCAGAGCCCGTCCGGGCCGCGACGCTGGAGGCGGTGGCCGAGCGGTTGGCCCCGGTCGGCTTCCGGCCCTCGATGTGGATGCCGTGCTACGGGATGGCCGAGACGACCCTGCTCATCACCGGCGCGCCTCTCGGCGGGGGCCCGGTCGTCCGCGACTTCGACGCCGGGGCCCTCGCGCGGAACGAGGCCGTCCCCGCGGACGAGCCGGGCCTCACGGGCGGGGACCCCGCCGCCGGGGGCGCCAGGCGGCTCGTCAGCAGCGGCCGTCCCGTCACCCTGGACGTCCGCGTCGTCGACCCCGAGACGCGCGCGGAGCGGCCGGAGCGGCGCGTGGGGGAGATCTGGGTGCGCGGGGGCAGCGTCGCCCGCGGCTACTGGGGGAGCCCCGAGCAGACCGAGGCGACCTTCCGCGCCCGCACGTCCGCCGGCGAGGGCCCGTTCCTGCGGACGGGCGATCTCGGCTTCACCGCCGACGGCGAGCTCTACGTCACCGGGCGGATCAAGGACCTGATCATCGTCAACGGCCGCAACATCCACGCGCACGACATCGAGGAGGTGGCACGCGCATCCCACCCGGCCGCCCTGCTCGGCGCCGCCTTCGCGATCGACGCCGCCATCGACCCCGACCTCGGCCCGGCGCCGCCGGGCGGCCGGCCCGGCGGGGGCGGCGCGCTCGACGCGAGCCGGGAGCAGGTCGTCATCGTCCAGGAGATCAGCACCCGCGCCGCCGCCGGGACGCCCCTGGAGGAGGTGGCCTCCGCCGTCAGGACGCGGGTCGCCCGGACGTTCGAGCTGCCCGCCGTCAGCGTCGTGCTGGCCGCGCGGGGCTCGGTCAGGCGGACGACCAGCGGGAAGATGCAGCGCCGGCTGACCCGCGAGGCGTTCCTGACGGGAAAGATCACCGAACTCGCGGCCGATCTCGAACCGGGCGTCGCCGGCCTCCGGAGGGCGCCCGCACCGATCGACGCTGACCAATCCTAGTCAACATGATGACTAATCATGTCGTTGTCTGCTAACGTCGGGCATCACCCTGAGTCAAGGCGGGGGGAGAAGGCCGATGGCGCTACGTCACGCGGTGCTGGCGGCGCTGCTCGACGGCGAGTACAGCGGCTACCAGCTGGCAAAGATCTTCGATTTGTCGGTCTCCAACTTCTGGCATGCCGTGCCGCAGCAGCTCTACTCGGAGCTGTCGAGGTTGGAGACGGAAGGTCTGATCAGCGGGCGGCAGATCATCCAGCACGATCGTCCCAACAAGCGCGTGTACACCGTCACCCAGGCCGGCGTCGACGAACTCGAACGGTTCGCCGTGACCCCCGCCAAGCCAGGGATCATCCGCGAGAACCTGCTCGTCATGGTGCAGGCCGTGGACCACATCTGCGCCGACTCCGTCATCGCGCAGCTGGAGGACCGGGCGGTGGCCTCGGCGGCCAAGGTCGAGGTCTTCGAACGCACCCTCAAGCACCTGCGCGGCGACCTGGACGAGGAGTCCTTCCTGCGCACGGGGTCCCCTCTCGGGCCCTACCTCACGTGCCTGCGCGGACGCCGCTTCGAGCAGGAGAACTACGCGTGGTTCACCAGCACCGCCCGGCTGCTGCGGGCCCGGGCGGGCACAGAGTCCGAGGGGAGCGGCCCGCCATGAGGCCGCCGCGAGCCTCGCACGCCGTGCCACCGCCTGCCCGGACGGCGGCGGCACCGGCACAGACCCCCCACGCCCACCTCAGCCTCGCACCCCGGCAGGGCTGGAACAGGGCGGCACGCCTTAGTCAAGGAGGCGTTCATCATGATGTCGGGCGACCACCACACCATCGAACTCCCTAGCACCCCACTCCCGAGCCATCTGACCACCACCGCGACGCCGGTCGCGCCGCCGAACGGCACGGCGCCGAACGGGCCGCGGGGCCTGGACGAGCCGCCGGTGGTCCTGCTGGGCGAGCTGACGCTGCCCGCCGAGCGCGCGTCCGTGCCGGCGGCGCGGCGCTTCAGCAGGTCCGTCAGCACCGCGTCCGGCGTCGGGCACATCGCCGACGACGCCGAGGTCCTGGTGTCCGAACTGGTCACCAACGCCGTCCGGCACGCGCCGGCCGCCGGAGGCGCGCTGTGCCTGCGGCTCCTGCGCGCCGGGGCCCGGCTCCGCATCGAGGTGCACGACCAGAGCGCCGCCGTCCCGACGGCGCGGCCGGTCGACCTCATGGAGGAGACGGGGCGCGGCTGGTTCCTCGTCGCGGTGATGGCCGACCGGCACGGCACCGAGCACACCGCCTCCGGCAAGGCGGTCTGGTGCGAGGTGCGCGCCTGGCCGCGGGACGAGCACCCCGGCCACTGAGCGTCTCCCGCGCACCCGGTACGGCGATGGGAGATGCCATGCCTGCTGACGCCATGCCCGCCGACAGGCGGCCCGCCGATGAGCGGCCCACCGGCACGTGGGCCGCCGATGGGCGGCCCGCCGACCCGAGGGCTTCCGAGCGGCGGTCCGCCGACCTGCGGCCCGCAGACCGGTGGCCGATCGACCTGAGGCCCGCCGACCCGGGGCCCGGCGACCGCCGGCCCGCGGGGGAGCCCGCCGGCCTGCGGCCCGCCGACCCCCGCCGTCCCCCCGGCTACTACCGGGAGGACGGGCGCCGCGCCACGGCCGAGGAGGCCCAGCGGCTGCTGCTCGACGTGCGGGAACGCCTGCTCGCGCAGGACGTCATCCGCGTCGGCGCCGTCGTCGTGGTCGTCTCGACCTGGTTCACCGTGATCGACCTCGGCATCGCGGCGAACGGAAGGCCGCTGCTGTGGCAGACGATCGCGTCCGACCACGCGATGCACGCCGACATCGGGCAGTACACCGCGCGGGACAAGGCCCTGCGCGGGCACGCCCAGGCCGTCGCCATGATCACCGATCGGCTGCGCGGGCTGGTCGCCCGCGCGGCCCTGGACGAGGCCGGCCCCTGACCCCGCACCCCTGACACACGGGCCGCCCGGCCCCCGCGCCGGCAGGCGCGGCCCGCCCCCGGCTAGAGGTAGTGATCTCGATGTCCCGCACGACACCCCGCGACGACGCGTCCGGCGGAAGGCCCCGGCGCCGGCGTCCCATCCGGCTGCGGATCACGGCGCTGCTGCTGGTCCCGCTGGTGTCCCTCATCACCCTGTGGGCGTTCGCCGCGAACATCACGCTCGGCGACGCGTTCGACAAGTATGACTTCTCCACGACGTACGAGAAGGTGGGCCTTCCCGGCATCTACCTGGTGAACCAGCTCCAGGCGGAGCGTTCGCTCAGCGTCGTCGCGCTCAGCACGCGCGACCAGGCCGACCGGCAGAAGCTGGGCGGGCAGCGCGCCCGGGTGAGCGCCGTGGACAAGGCGTTCCGCTCGACGGCCCTGTCGCCCGAGGCGAGGGACGCGGCCCGGCCGGAGACCAAGCGGCGGCTCGCCGAGGCGGTGAAGGCGCTGGACCGGCTGCCGCAGCTGCGCGCCAGAGTCGACTCGGGCCGGGTCCAGCCGCTGGAGGTCATCAACTCCTACAGCGTCCTGCTCGACCAGGTCATCAAGGTCTTCGACGGCCTGGTGACCGTCAACGACGTCGCCATCTTCACCCAGGGCCGGGCTCTGATCGGCATCGGCAACGCCCGCGCCTACATGCTGCGGGAGGACTCGCTCGTCACCGCGGCGATGGCGCGCAACGGGCGGCTCACGCCCGCCGAGCACACCGCGTTCGTCCAGTGGGCCGCGGAGGGGCGGCGCGAGTTCGAGGCCGGGCTCGCCGACCTCAACGAGCAGATCCGCGGGCCCCTCGGCAGGCTCGCCGCGTCCGCGGAGTACCAGCGGTACCGGGCGGCCGAGGACGCGATCGTCGGCGCGCGCGGCGACCGGCTGCCGCCCGAGGCCGCGGACTGGCAGGCCACCACGCAGCTGCTGTCGCAGGCGTGGGCGCAGAAGGTCACCGAGGCGAGCCTCGCGCTCAACGAGATGGCCAAGCCGATCGGTGAGCGGATCATCATGCGGCTCGTCCTGGCGGGCGGGTTCGGGCTCCTCGCGGTGATCGCCTCGATCGTGCTGTCGCTGCTGGCCGCGCGCAGCCTGTCGCGGGAGTTGCGGGGGCTGCAGCGCGCCGCGCTGAAGCTCGCCGAGGACCGGCTGCCCGGCGTCGTCGCCCGGCTGCGGCGCGGCGAGGAGGTGGACGTGGACGCCGAGGCGCCGCCGCTCGTCATCGGCAGGTCCCGGGAGGTCGCGCGGGTCGGCGACGCCTTCACCAAGGTGCAGCACACCGCGATCGAGACCGCCGTGCGGGAGTCCTACCTGCGGCAGGGCATCAGCCGCGTGTTCCTCAACGTCGCGTGGCGCAGCCAGTCGCTGCTGCACCGCCAGCTGCGGATGCTGGACGAGATGGAGCGCGACGCCTCCGAC
The sequence above is a segment of the Actinomadura coerulea genome. Coding sequences within it:
- a CDS encoding acyl-CoA dehydrogenase family protein, with protein sequence MDSKVPAHPARPAHSAPGARAESPAHPAHSVHPGQSENPSSENPSSENPSSGSLATEQSASGGPAPGPHPRERLAPAHRIAADLDGYLGDPMDDEAGPFSYKAIVEAEERDEIPPGAVDAVRAWGFPKYLVPSGLGGRLTTLEELFFVTRGISRRSVTVAVMYGSGLLAVNPVWLWGDAWQRRTVADGVLRGDLACFGVSEADHGSDVMASESEADIQGDELVLTGVKWPVGNATRGRFVTTYAKTGPRDFSLILVDKRELDPAAWSTLPPVRTVGLRGHDLSGVAFSGARLPAERVIGRRGSGLVQTLKTLQITRTAIAALSVGTMDAVVRIGMEYARQRTLYGSDIYRIPVIRDHLVKAHLDLLIAECVAIPVARCLTVAPGRLSLWSSIVKYFVPVLGEEVVASIGTVLAARGYLREGVAHGVFQKLQRDHAIASIFEGTTHVNLANVAGQLPFLVDPPAETGREDELLADLFGWTRTPPAWEPDGRLLQLTNEGRDEIGQRFEEISEEVLAAANAHAAPGVAAELKDLLSAIGALRARIEEGIRANEGDTSSVAALTRAKRYCELHAMTSCMLTWLHNRRVFGGAFEDGQWLVLCLQRLLQRAQPDTVLSEDFLPPLEDAMFGGTGERRWFSLLSLSALPPSLLISPEDG
- a CDS encoding acyl carrier protein: MARSEIISHDELQSWLLDKIAFYLDRPVENIDPGVELARYGVDSVYAISIISDIEDHLQVEVDVTEARRRETVADLTDYLLDLVA
- a CDS encoding SGNH/GDSL hydrolase family protein; this encodes MAGRPPEVGGADAAGPAMVVLGDSVAEGQDDPDPAGGWLGWAGRLALHLGISREEMLNASDPGATVEDVVRDQLPAVRGLAPRLVVLGCGMNDALRGFEREAAARRLAELFGWGRGRGAVVLAIPVPRPPLLDITPISQFRKKRTVQRIHDFNAELDRVSREFGMAFPERETVAMVADPAMWSADGIHLNPDGHAYVAKVMAQIAASLLGERVK
- a CDS encoding SGNH/GDSL hydrolase family protein, producing the protein MKRAHSVARAIRSPMPLLLAPVLAVQAWRTVRRTPRLDPATGDEQGFVAGADPGRGPALRVMVIGESTAVGVGASRHAEALPGFLAEELGERLRRSVAWSVSGRNGATARRIIGGLVPPANGSAPNVVVVTTGINDLIRRRPLRRWAADVTELVALLRGRFPEATVLVAGMPPVHRFPALPRPLRSVLGARARAMDRITRDAAAAGGAVHAPMDEAMARDRRLFAADGFHPSAAGYRAWARDLARVAVAAAPAPAPGPAPGPGDPPQDTPPAGAVPPRTAD
- a CDS encoding PadR family transcriptional regulator encodes the protein MALRHAVLAALLDGEYSGYQLAKIFDLSVSNFWHAVPQQLYSELSRLETEGLISGRQIIQHDRPNKRVYTVTQAGVDELERFAVTPAKPGIIRENLLVMVQAVDHICADSVIAQLEDRAVASAAKVEVFERTLKHLRGDLDEESFLRTGSPLGPYLTCLRGRRFEQENYAWFTSTARLLRARAGTESEGSGPP
- a CDS encoding sulfotransferase family protein, translating into MTGESCRPIFVLGCPRSGTTLLQQMLHSHRHIAFPSETRFVHVSYDIRHRFGDLERPENRRALAEWITGGEGTKFGALRLDAAAVAEEIVQGPPTLGSALAAVFRAYARRHGKRRWGDKRPSYFRRVPMLRRMFPDAQFVHLVRDGRDAVSSLTRMPWFDGDIHAAALTWREAVDTGARLRARLGPDTFYEFRYEDLVADPEDALTRLCAFLGEEYDPAMTTAYRHARRTVPSARKWHLGTHEAVNARSVGAWRDRLEAGEADLVQYVLASRLRRHGYAITEGARPAAAPLVRFHRLAAHRWRARHAQALRDRLARGREPNPVVSWLNGPVSMS
- a CDS encoding fatty acyl-AMP ligase, giving the protein MAGPPETARDFVSLVRENIRTHGDTRSFTFISEEPGRRYKENVLGFADLDRRARALGCRLEARGLRDRAVLLLYPEGLEFLAAFLGCLYARVIAVPAPLPDLDAGRFGRTRRIIEDADVALILTDTAHRDTLDAWLSAAGLKGRVHCLDTQAGKDTDAGDWSPPRSGPDTVAFLQYTSGSTSEPKGVMVTHGNLVANGEEIKRRIEGSPATVGVGWVPHYHDMGLVGQFLQPLYLGCRYVFTSPITFIKRPVLWLELITRYRGTITVAPNFGYELVLRRVTDRQLEGLDLSSLTVVKNGAEPVRAATLEAVAERLAPVGFRPSMWMPCYGMAETTLLITGAPLGGGPVVRDFDAGALARNEAVPADEPGLTGGDPAAGGARRLVSSGRPVTLDVRVVDPETRAERPERRVGEIWVRGGSVARGYWGSPEQTEATFRARTSAGEGPFLRTGDLGFTADGELYVTGRIKDLIIVNGRNIHAHDIEEVARASHPAALLGAAFAIDAAIDPDLGPAPPGGRPGGGGALDASREQVVIVQEISTRAAAGTPLEEVASAVRTRVARTFELPAVSVVLAARGSVRRTTSGKMQRRLTREAFLTGKITELAADLEPGVAGLRRAPAPIDADQS
- a CDS encoding ATP-binding protein — translated: MMSGDHHTIELPSTPLPSHLTTTATPVAPPNGTAPNGPRGLDEPPVVLLGELTLPAERASVPAARRFSRSVSTASGVGHIADDAEVLVSELVTNAVRHAPAAGGALCLRLLRAGARLRIEVHDQSAAVPTARPVDLMEETGRGWFLVAVMADRHGTEHTASGKAVWCEVRAWPRDEHPGH
- a CDS encoding nuclear transport factor 2 family protein, yielding MTVPGTFRSAVESKDLAAITAALDPGIEFRSPVMVKPYLGRDAVAALLGVLLDVFEDFHYTDELVGVPSDGTNGAGPPAQALVFSAKVLGKDLQGLDLLRFGETGLVTGLTVMVRPLPAAMTLARVVGRRMEDPTGADNAGGPSGDTAQP